In Nocardioides sp., the following proteins share a genomic window:
- a CDS encoding ATP-binding cassette domain-containing protein gives MSVRYTRRAPNVLDKLSLEISVGVTGLIGANGAGKSALMRVIAGNLDPIAGQARGQLSLIREPARTGTTA, from the coding sequence ATGTCGGTTCGTTATACCCGACGTGCACCAAACGTGCTGGACAAGTTAAGTCTCGAAATCTCAGTCGGTGTCACTGGACTCATCGGCGCGAACGGGGCGGGAAAGAGCGCCCTGATGCGGGTGATCGCGGGCAACCTTGATCCGATCGCGGGCCAGGCTCGAGGACAACTATCACTAATCCGTGAGCCTGCACGCACGGGCACCACCGCGTAG
- a CDS encoding glutamyl-tRNA reductase, which yields MSVLIVGISHKTAPVALLERLALDRDGLVKLITDVRHSSHVGEATVIATCNRLEVYAEVDRFHGSVEELSSLLVERSGEPTDALLPHLYVHYDEAAVAHLFQVTAGLDSMVVGEAQILGQTREALRVGQELGTAGAALNTLFQQALRVGKRVHAETDLDRAAPSLVTAALEHASPDGAAITGKRVVILGAGSMAGVATATVSRLGAGDIVISNRTVGNADRLAADYAARSVPFDALDDELARADVLIACTGALGHVISRDQLAPALADGRSFLAIDLAMPHDIDPTVADLPGVRLVGLASLAETLEDDDDLPYDLEDVRSIVGDEVAAFMTARRVASVTPTVVALRTMATSVVEAEAARLDNRLPDLDPKVRAEVVATLRRVSEKLLHQPTVRVRELEAEGEAVSYAAALAELFALDPEAVQAVTRVEGL from the coding sequence GTGAGCGTCCTGATCGTCGGCATCTCTCACAAGACCGCGCCCGTCGCCTTGCTCGAACGGCTCGCGCTCGATCGTGACGGCCTGGTCAAACTGATCACCGATGTGCGCCACTCGTCGCACGTCGGTGAGGCCACCGTGATCGCCACCTGCAACCGGCTGGAGGTCTATGCGGAGGTCGACCGTTTCCACGGCTCGGTCGAAGAACTCTCCAGCCTGCTCGTCGAACGGTCCGGCGAACCCACCGACGCGTTGCTGCCCCATCTCTACGTCCACTATGACGAGGCCGCGGTCGCGCACCTGTTCCAGGTGACGGCGGGGCTCGACTCGATGGTCGTCGGTGAGGCCCAGATCCTCGGCCAGACCCGAGAAGCGTTGCGCGTCGGCCAGGAACTCGGCACCGCCGGCGCCGCTTTGAACACGCTGTTCCAGCAGGCGCTGCGTGTGGGCAAACGGGTGCACGCCGAGACCGATCTCGACCGTGCCGCGCCTTCCCTGGTGACGGCTGCACTGGAACACGCTTCCCCCGACGGCGCTGCCATCACGGGCAAGCGAGTGGTGATCCTGGGCGCGGGCTCGATGGCCGGCGTCGCGACCGCGACGGTCTCGCGGCTGGGAGCCGGCGACATCGTGATCAGCAACCGCACGGTCGGCAACGCAGACCGTCTCGCTGCCGACTACGCCGCCCGGTCGGTGCCGTTCGACGCGCTGGACGACGAACTCGCCCGCGCCGACGTGCTCATCGCCTGCACCGGTGCCCTGGGCCACGTGATCTCGCGTGACCAACTCGCTCCTGCCTTGGCAGACGGGCGGTCCTTCTTGGCGATCGACCTGGCGATGCCGCACGACATCGACCCCACGGTCGCCGACCTCCCGGGCGTACGCCTCGTGGGTCTGGCTTCCCTGGCCGAGACCCTCGAAGACGACGACGACCTGCCCTACGACCTGGAGGACGTACGCAGCATCGTCGGCGACGAGGTCGCCGCGTTCATGACCGCCCGCCGGGTCGCCAGTGTCACCCCGACCGTCGTGGCACTTCGGACCATGGCGACGTCAGTGGTCGAAGCCGAGGCCGCGCGCCTCGACAACCGCCTGCCCGACCTGGACCCCAAGGTGCGCGCGGAGGTCGTCGCCACCCTGCGCCGCGTGTCTGAGAAGTTGCTGCACCAGCCGACCGTACGCGTGCGTGAACTCGAAGCCGAGGGCGAGGCGGTCTCCTATGCCGCCGCACTCGCCGAACTGTTCGCGCTCGACCCCGAGGCCGTGCAGGCCGTGACCCGGGTGGAGGGACTATGA
- the hemC gene encoding hydroxymethylbilane synthase produces the protein MTALRLGTRASTLATTQSRWVADLLTSRIGRPVDLVTISTEGDRSTAPLASMGGTGVFVSALREALLDGQVDFAVHSLKDIPTAAAEGITLAAVPTREDPRDVLVARDGLTLGELPVGSRIGTGSPRRASQLEALGLGLEVCELRGNVETRLGKVTSGDLDAIVLARAGLARIDRLEVVTETLDPLQMLPAPGQGALAVECRTADTDLVQALAVLDDAGSRACITAERAVLATLEAGCSAPLGALAEVVEGEHGDELWIRAVALSPDGALSVRHSASGPLGDAAGVGTRLAELMLDEGAADLMETTARKPHA, from the coding sequence ATGACCGCGCTGCGCCTCGGTACGCGAGCCTCGACGCTGGCGACCACCCAGAGCCGCTGGGTCGCCGACCTGCTCACGTCGCGGATCGGCCGGCCGGTCGACTTGGTGACGATCTCGACCGAGGGCGACCGCTCGACAGCACCGCTGGCCTCGATGGGTGGCACGGGCGTCTTCGTGAGCGCGTTGCGCGAAGCCCTCCTCGACGGGCAGGTCGACTTCGCGGTGCACTCGCTCAAGGACATCCCCACGGCCGCAGCGGAGGGCATCACCCTCGCGGCAGTGCCCACCCGCGAGGACCCGCGCGACGTACTCGTCGCCCGCGACGGCCTGACGCTGGGTGAGTTGCCCGTCGGCAGCCGGATCGGCACGGGCTCGCCACGTCGTGCCTCGCAGTTGGAAGCGCTCGGCCTCGGTCTCGAAGTCTGCGAGCTGCGCGGCAACGTCGAGACCCGGCTCGGCAAGGTCACCTCGGGCGACCTCGACGCCATCGTGCTGGCTCGCGCCGGCCTTGCCCGGATCGACCGGCTCGAGGTGGTGACCGAGACCCTCGATCCGCTGCAGATGCTGCCCGCGCCCGGACAGGGCGCTTTGGCGGTCGAATGCCGGACCGCCGACACCGACCTCGTCCAGGCCCTCGCCGTGCTCGACGACGCAGGCAGCCGGGCGTGCATCACCGCCGAACGCGCGGTCCTGGCCACCCTGGAAGCCGGCTGTTCGGCCCCGCTCGGTGCCCTGGCCGAAGTGGTCGAGGGCGAACACGGCGACGAACTCTGGATCCGGGCCGTCGCGCTCTCGCCCGACGGCGCGCTGTCCGTACGACACTCAGCTTCAGGTCCCCTCGGCGACGCCGCAGGCGTGGGGACCCGTCTCGCCGAGCTCATGCTCGACGAAGGCGCCGCCGACCTCATGGAGACAACCGCAAGGAAACCGCACGCATGA
- a CDS encoding redox-sensing transcriptional repressor Rex: MTARRTAVSARDVPEATVARLPVYLRALTTLADGGTTTCSSADLAAAAGVNSAKLRKDLSYLGSYGTRGVGYDVEYLRFQIARQIGVTQDWTVVIVGIGHLGHALANYSGFRSRGFRVVALLDEDPDVQHESVAGLDVRPLSDLESIAGADNVSIGVIATPPESAQAVADRLVRAGIRSILNFAPTMLVVPDGVDVRKVDLSLELQILAYHEQRKANLHGPGLPAADLEGAAS, from the coding sequence GTGACCGCACGGAGAACCGCTGTCAGCGCCCGGGACGTACCCGAGGCTACTGTCGCGCGACTGCCCGTGTATCTGCGGGCCCTGACGACGCTGGCGGACGGCGGCACGACCACGTGTTCGAGTGCGGACCTTGCCGCTGCGGCGGGGGTCAACTCGGCGAAACTTCGCAAGGATCTGTCCTACCTGGGTTCCTACGGCACCCGCGGTGTCGGCTACGACGTCGAATACCTGCGGTTCCAGATCGCGCGGCAGATCGGGGTCACGCAGGACTGGACGGTCGTCATCGTCGGGATCGGCCACCTCGGGCACGCGCTGGCCAACTACTCCGGGTTCCGTAGTCGGGGCTTTCGGGTCGTGGCCCTGCTGGACGAGGACCCCGATGTGCAACACGAGTCGGTGGCGGGGCTGGACGTACGCCCACTGTCGGACCTGGAGTCCATCGCCGGGGCGGACAACGTGTCGATCGGCGTGATCGCCACTCCGCCCGAGTCCGCGCAAGCCGTCGCCGACCGACTCGTACGCGCCGGGATCCGCTCGATCCTCAACTTCGCGCCGACCATGCTCGTCGTGCCCGACGGCGTCGACGTACGCAAGGTCGACCTGTCGCTTGAGTTGCAGATTCTCGCCTACCACGAGCAACGCAAAGCCAATCTGCACGGTCCGGGTCTTCCTGCGGCCGACCTCGAAGGGGCCGCCTCGTGA
- a CDS encoding uroporphyrinogen-III synthase encodes MTPRKTTESNASESKTVTVPTTAKGWVSFVGSGPGDPGLLTVRAVELLRQAAVVITETPDHEGLVRSLLLDGDEPAFVDGGFGEDGQPLTHAARAKVVVREAKKGVAVVRLMAGDPFVFASAPEEAQACAKAGIGFEIVPGVSSMSAVPAYAGVPLTAKNAREIAVVTCTDKVDWSRYTHACTLVLLSGLGTLAASAKDLIAAGRAADTPVAVTSVGTSAEQRTVVGTLETIAAEVRAARLEPPAVIVVGEVVEHREVLSWFETKPLFGWRVLVPRTKEQAGVVSARLRGYGAVPEEVPTISVEPPRNPVQMDKAVRGLVEGRYEWIAFTSVNAVKAVREKFEEYGLDARAFSGLKLAAVGDKTAEAIAAWGLRADLMPTGEQSAAGLLEVWPEYDEVLDPINRVFLPRADIATENLVAGLIDLGWECDDVTAYRTVRAAPPAPEIRDSIKTGKFDAVVFTSSSTVRNLVGIAGKPHATTIIAAIGPQTAKTVEEHGLRVDVLAPTPNVDVLVDALADFGAARRAALVEQGQPVTKPSDRKPSGRRRASAKNA; translated from the coding sequence ATGACGCCTCGCAAGACCACGGAGTCCAATGCCTCCGAGTCCAAGACCGTGACCGTTCCCACCACCGCCAAGGGGTGGGTCTCCTTCGTGGGCAGTGGCCCCGGGGACCCCGGTCTGCTCACCGTGCGCGCTGTCGAACTGCTGCGCCAGGCCGCGGTCGTGATCACCGAGACACCCGATCACGAGGGCCTCGTACGCTCGCTGCTCCTCGACGGCGACGAGCCGGCCTTCGTCGACGGGGGCTTCGGTGAGGACGGTCAGCCGCTGACGCACGCCGCGCGCGCCAAGGTCGTGGTGCGTGAGGCCAAGAAGGGTGTGGCAGTCGTACGCCTGATGGCCGGTGACCCCTTCGTGTTCGCCTCGGCGCCGGAGGAGGCGCAGGCCTGCGCCAAGGCCGGGATCGGCTTCGAGATCGTGCCGGGCGTCTCGTCGATGAGTGCCGTGCCCGCGTACGCCGGTGTGCCCCTGACGGCGAAGAACGCCCGCGAGATCGCGGTCGTGACCTGCACCGACAAGGTGGACTGGTCGCGCTACACCCACGCCTGCACGCTGGTCCTGCTCTCCGGCTTGGGCACACTGGCGGCCAGCGCCAAGGACCTGATCGCGGCCGGCCGCGCCGCGGACACCCCGGTTGCCGTGACGTCTGTCGGCACGTCGGCCGAACAGCGTACGGTCGTCGGCACCTTGGAGACCATCGCCGCAGAGGTCCGGGCTGCGCGCCTGGAGCCGCCTGCCGTGATCGTGGTCGGCGAGGTCGTGGAGCACCGTGAGGTGCTGTCGTGGTTCGAGACCAAGCCGCTCTTCGGCTGGCGCGTGTTGGTGCCGCGTACCAAGGAACAGGCCGGCGTGGTCTCGGCTCGGCTGCGCGGCTATGGCGCGGTGCCGGAGGAGGTCCCCACGATCTCGGTCGAGCCGCCGCGCAACCCCGTACAGATGGACAAGGCCGTGCGCGGTCTGGTCGAGGGCCGCTATGAGTGGATCGCGTTCACCTCGGTCAACGCCGTCAAGGCGGTGCGCGAGAAGTTCGAGGAGTATGGCCTGGACGCCCGCGCGTTCTCCGGCCTCAAGCTCGCCGCGGTCGGTGACAAGACCGCCGAGGCGATCGCGGCCTGGGGCCTGCGCGCCGACCTGATGCCGACCGGTGAACAGAGTGCCGCCGGCCTGCTTGAGGTGTGGCCCGAATACGACGAGGTGCTCGACCCGATCAACCGCGTCTTCTTGCCCCGCGCCGATATCGCCACCGAGAACCTGGTGGCCGGTCTGATCGACCTCGGCTGGGAATGCGACGACGTGACCGCCTACCGGACCGTACGCGCGGCGCCCCCGGCGCCCGAGATCCGCGACTCGATCAAGACGGGCAAGTTCGACGCGGTCGTCTTCACGTCGTCGTCGACCGTACGCAACCTGGTCGGCATCGCGGGCAAGCCGCACGCCACCACGATCATCGCCGCCATCGGCCCCCAGACCGCCAAGACGGTCGAGGAGCACGGGTTGCGCGTGGACGTGCTGGCTCCGACGCCCAACGTAGACGTGCTCGTGGACGCGCTCGCCGATTTCGGCGCGGCCCGTCGCGCTGCGTTGGTCGAGCAGGGTCAGCCGGTCACCAAGCCGTCGGATCGCAAGCCGTCGGGTCGTCGTCGAGCGTCGGCGAAGAATGCCTGA
- a CDS encoding HAD-IB family hydrolase, producing MRESADDEGVREPATVAPTRRNLQQRSVLAGEAAAADAEVEFALRLPPDPTSAAFFDVDNTIIQGASIFYFAKGLHRRGFLTTRTIADAVYKQLYFRLVGVEDPDHVADARNSALSIIKGHTGRELEQLGEEIFDETLSAKVWPGTRALAQLHLDQGQRVWLVTAAPIEIAVVIARRLGLTGALGTVAEREDGVYTGRLVGDLLHGPAKAEAVKALAAREGLDLARCSAYSDSFNDLPMLAMVGDPCAVNPDAKLRAYARGQGWRIRDYRTGRKAARAGLATAVVGGVAGGVAAGIAAWRAGKGSAGQV from the coding sequence GTGCGGGAAAGTGCGGACGACGAGGGTGTACGCGAGCCTGCCACCGTCGCACCGACTCGGCGCAACCTGCAGCAGCGTTCGGTGCTGGCCGGTGAAGCAGCCGCTGCCGACGCCGAGGTCGAGTTCGCGTTGCGCCTTCCGCCGGACCCGACCTCCGCGGCCTTCTTCGACGTCGACAACACCATCATCCAGGGCGCCAGCATCTTCTACTTCGCCAAGGGACTGCACCGGCGCGGCTTCCTCACCACTCGCACCATCGCCGACGCCGTCTACAAGCAGCTCTATTTCCGCCTCGTCGGCGTCGAGGACCCCGATCACGTGGCGGACGCGCGCAACTCCGCGCTGAGCATCATCAAGGGCCATACCGGGCGTGAGTTGGAGCAACTCGGCGAGGAGATCTTCGACGAGACCCTGTCGGCGAAGGTCTGGCCGGGCACTCGCGCCCTGGCGCAACTCCATCTCGACCAGGGCCAACGAGTCTGGCTGGTGACCGCAGCGCCGATCGAGATCGCCGTCGTCATCGCGCGGCGGCTGGGACTGACCGGGGCTTTGGGCACCGTCGCCGAGCGCGAGGACGGTGTCTACACCGGCCGACTGGTCGGCGATCTGCTGCACGGCCCGGCCAAGGCGGAGGCAGTAAAGGCGTTGGCCGCCCGCGAAGGTCTCGACCTGGCTCGCTGCAGCGCGTACTCCGACTCGTTCAACGACCTGCCCATGCTGGCGATGGTCGGCGACCCGTGCGCGGTCAATCCCGACGCGAAACTGCGTGCGTACGCCCGCGGTCAGGGTTGGCGGATCCGGGACTACCGCACCGGCCGCAAGGCAGCGCGGGCCGGTCTCGCAACCGCGGTGGTCGGCGGGGTCGCCGGTGGGGTGGCCGCGGGCATCGCTGCGTGGCGCGCCGGCAAAGGTTCTGCCGGTCAGGTGTGA
- a CDS encoding AMP-binding protein, translating into MSHTDLADLLADAAAQSPDKTAVVESEGRSVTWAQLDDQASRVACGLADRGVIAGQRVLLALTNRIEFISAYFAVLRLQAVAVPVNPRANGDEIARIAADCGARLAIGEARTLPALRTVAELKIVCVDATAGTVSYADLLVTAPRPLPPLLDPERIAVLLYTSGTSGEPRAAMLSHRALLANLEQTAAVEPPMMHADDVVLGVLPLFHVYGLNAVLGGVVSRRAKLVLAPRFEPNETLDLIEDEACSVLPLAPAVFPHWLAVDDLEDCLGSVRLVLSGSAQLAGDVVEEFTARTGVPVHQGFGLTEAAPVVTTTLRSESFTPGSLGAAIPGVEVRLVDEQGDLLERDDPGSIQIKGDNLFSGYWPDGSDGPGADGWWSTGDLGFLDEHGNLTLVDRVSELITVSGFTVYPHEVERAVLSAPGVRGAAVIGVADDSTGQAVVAYVLAPGQDPDEIEAAVRARTAGLAGFKRPSRIEVVDTLPTSMTGRVQKGTLRGLERRRALELLDES; encoded by the coding sequence ATGTCGCACACCGATCTTGCGGACCTCCTCGCGGACGCAGCCGCGCAGTCGCCCGACAAGACCGCCGTCGTCGAGTCCGAGGGGCGCTCCGTGACGTGGGCGCAACTCGACGATCAGGCCTCACGGGTGGCCTGCGGGCTGGCCGATCGCGGCGTCATCGCCGGCCAGCGCGTGCTGTTGGCGCTGACCAACCGGATCGAGTTCATCTCCGCCTACTTCGCCGTCCTGCGGTTGCAGGCGGTGGCGGTGCCGGTCAACCCGCGCGCCAATGGGGACGAGATCGCGCGGATCGCCGCCGACTGTGGTGCTCGGCTGGCGATCGGTGAGGCGCGTACGCTCCCCGCGCTGCGCACCGTGGCGGAGTTGAAGATCGTTTGTGTCGACGCCACCGCGGGCACCGTGTCGTACGCCGACCTGCTCGTTACGGCCCCCCGCCCGCTGCCGCCCCTGCTCGACCCCGAGCGGATCGCGGTGCTGCTCTATACCTCCGGAACCTCGGGTGAGCCACGCGCGGCGATGCTCAGCCACCGCGCGCTCCTGGCCAACCTGGAGCAGACGGCTGCCGTCGAGCCGCCGATGATGCACGCCGACGACGTGGTGCTGGGCGTACTCCCGCTCTTCCACGTCTACGGACTCAACGCGGTCCTCGGAGGTGTCGTCAGCCGCCGCGCCAAACTGGTGCTGGCCCCACGCTTCGAGCCCAACGAGACCCTCGACCTGATCGAGGACGAGGCGTGCAGCGTGCTGCCGCTGGCGCCGGCAGTCTTCCCGCACTGGCTGGCGGTCGACGACCTGGAGGACTGCCTGGGGTCCGTACGGCTGGTGCTCTCCGGCTCCGCGCAACTAGCCGGCGACGTGGTGGAGGAGTTCACCGCACGCACCGGTGTGCCGGTGCATCAAGGCTTCGGGCTCACCGAGGCCGCACCGGTGGTGACCACGACGCTGCGCAGCGAGTCGTTCACGCCGGGCTCGCTCGGCGCCGCGATCCCCGGCGTCGAAGTGCGTTTGGTCGACGAGCAGGGGGATCTGCTCGAACGCGACGACCCGGGCTCGATCCAGATCAAGGGCGACAATCTCTTCAGCGGCTATTGGCCCGACGGGTCGGACGGTCCCGGTGCCGACGGCTGGTGGTCGACCGGCGATCTGGGTTTCCTCGACGAGCATGGCAACCTCACGCTCGTCGACCGCGTCAGCGAGTTGATCACCGTCTCCGGTTTCACCGTCTATCCGCACGAGGTCGAGCGCGCCGTGCTGTCGGCGCCCGGCGTACGCGGCGCCGCCGTGATCGGGGTGGCGGACGACAGCACCGGCCAGGCCGTGGTGGCGTACGTGCTCGCGCCGGGGCAGGACCCCGACGAGATCGAGGCAGCCGTGCGCGCACGCACCGCCGGCCTTGCCGGTTTCAAACGACCAAGTCGCATCGAGGTGGTCGACACGTTGCCGACCTCGATGACCGGGCGGGTGCAGAAGGGGACCCTGCGTGGTCTGGAGCGGCGACGCGCGTTGGAGTTGCTAGATGAGTCCTGA
- a CDS encoding sigma-70 family RNA polymerase sigma factor, with translation MTAPMRELVRGLDALRAAVAQVLLAEPASAPAHGPGWLLSEAASSTASPGGRRDDRAYAASSEDSELEQTRLIALVELARDGDKEAFGQLYDHYHVAVYRFLLYRTRSQTLAEDLTSETFFRALRRMNSFTWQGKDFGAWLMTIARNLATDHFKSGRNRLESVTEDMSVHDDVAEGPETEVIASLTNEVLLKALAELSEDQRDCLVMRFLQGLSIAETADALAKSQGAVKQLQLRAVRNLAKALPEGLRD, from the coding sequence ATGACTGCACCGATGCGCGAACTCGTGCGCGGTCTCGATGCGTTGCGCGCCGCCGTGGCACAGGTGTTGCTCGCCGAGCCCGCGTCTGCGCCGGCTCATGGTCCCGGCTGGCTGCTCTCCGAAGCGGCGTCGTCCACCGCGAGTCCCGGGGGGCGTCGCGACGACCGGGCGTACGCCGCCTCGTCGGAGGACTCCGAACTCGAGCAGACCCGCCTGATCGCCCTCGTCGAACTGGCCCGCGACGGGGACAAGGAGGCATTCGGGCAGTTGTACGACCACTACCACGTCGCGGTCTATCGCTTCCTGCTCTACCGCACTCGCTCGCAGACCCTCGCAGAGGATCTGACCTCGGAGACGTTCTTCCGCGCGCTGCGGCGGATGAACTCGTTCACCTGGCAGGGCAAGGACTTCGGCGCCTGGCTGATGACCATCGCCCGCAACCTGGCGACCGACCACTTCAAGTCTGGCCGCAACCGTCTCGAGTCGGTGACCGAGGACATGTCGGTCCACGACGATGTCGCCGAAGGCCCCGAGACCGAAGTGATCGCCTCGTTGACCAACGAGGTGCTGCTCAAAGCGTTGGCCGAACTGTCCGAGGACCAGCGCGACTGTCTGGTGATGCGCTTCCTGCAGGGGCTCTCCATCGCGGAGACCGCGGACGCGTTGGCGAAGTCGCAAGGCGCCGTCAAGCAGTTGCAGTTGCGCGCCGTACGCAACCTGGCGAAGGCCCTGCCGGAAGGGTTGCGTGACTGA
- a CDS encoding type IV toxin-antitoxin system AbiEi family antitoxin domain-containing protein has product MTLNAWTLLPHLDDDFPLALDAPFTVSMARSAGVPRRWLKRLVDEGLLRHPIKGCYIAAQAPDDTRTRAECLKLVAPADAVIVDRHAGWLQGANMLLLPNEHLEAMPVTMYLPAASGRRLRASLADSGERTFQDEDITQMHGLRVTTPLRTALDLGRQRWPEAAISALDALHRLGTFSVEELVAEVPRFAGMRWVTTLRRVAAHTDGRSMSGGESVVRWRWLHMTDVPPPELQVHVVHGHREAFIDVANEERLAGIEVQSRAWHTGDAKVAADANRLKWLREAKGWVIEELWPHDIYGHNARVESAIMSVFCQARERDRRAS; this is encoded by the coding sequence ATGACACTGAACGCATGGACCCTGCTGCCGCATCTTGACGACGACTTCCCGCTGGCCCTCGATGCTCCGTTCACGGTCAGCATGGCGAGGTCCGCGGGGGTCCCCCGGAGGTGGTTGAAGCGACTCGTCGACGAGGGACTGCTGCGTCATCCGATTAAAGGCTGCTATATCGCAGCGCAAGCCCCAGATGACACGCGTACGAGGGCCGAATGCCTCAAACTGGTGGCGCCGGCCGATGCCGTGATCGTCGATCGGCATGCGGGATGGCTCCAAGGAGCCAACATGCTCCTGCTGCCGAACGAGCATCTTGAAGCGATGCCAGTCACGATGTATCTGCCTGCCGCGTCCGGGAGGCGATTGCGCGCAAGCCTGGCAGACAGCGGTGAACGGACTTTTCAGGACGAGGACATCACGCAGATGCACGGGCTGCGCGTCACGACGCCCCTGCGTACGGCACTCGACCTCGGGCGCCAACGATGGCCCGAGGCGGCAATCTCCGCGCTCGACGCGTTGCATCGCCTCGGCACTTTCAGCGTCGAGGAACTCGTGGCTGAGGTGCCGAGATTCGCTGGCATGCGCTGGGTCACGACTTTGCGGCGGGTGGCGGCTCACACTGATGGGCGCTCGATGTCGGGCGGCGAGTCGGTCGTACGTTGGCGGTGGCTGCACATGACGGACGTGCCACCTCCCGAACTCCAAGTTCACGTTGTGCACGGTCATCGCGAGGCCTTCATCGACGTTGCCAATGAAGAACGCCTGGCCGGCATCGAGGTGCAGAGCAGGGCCTGGCATACCGGCGATGCGAAAGTCGCGGCCGACGCCAACCGCCTGAAATGGCTCCGCGAGGCAAAAGGCTGGGTCATCGAGGAGTTGTGGCCACACGACATCTACGGTCACAACGCTCGTGTCGAGTCGGCCATCATGTCGGTGTTCTGCCAAGCGCGAGAGCGAGATCGACGCGCGAGCTGA
- a CDS encoding glutaredoxin family protein, which yields MSPEARITLIGRPGCHLCDAAREVIERVCADTGEAFVELDLDEHDDLPASYADEIPVTLVDGRQHDFWRVDEARLRAALAR from the coding sequence ATGAGTCCTGAAGCCAGGATCACGTTGATCGGGCGGCCGGGTTGTCACCTGTGCGACGCGGCCCGTGAGGTCATCGAGAGAGTCTGCGCCGACACCGGCGAGGCGTTCGTCGAGCTTGACCTGGACGAGCACGACGACCTGCCGGCGTCGTACGCCGACGAGATCCCCGTGACGCTCGTAGACGGCCGACAGCACGACTTCTGGCGTGTCGACGAGGCACGTCTGCGCGCCGCGTTGGCTCGGTGA
- the hemB gene encoding porphobilinogen synthase: MPDSSLVPEQPHLVRPLVRPRRLRRTPGLRRLVAETSVQPRQLVLPLFIREGLSEPRPISSMPGVVQHTRDSLLRACSEAASLGLGGVMLFGVPSTKDATGSGAIDPGGVLNLAITDVVAEVGDALTVMSDLCLDEFTDHGHCGVLTADGRVDNDRTLEVYAQMALAQADAGVDLVGPSGMMDGQVRVIRDALDASEHTEVGILAYSAKYASAFYGPFREAVDSSLDGDRRTYQQDPANAVEGVREALLDISEGADIVMVKPALAYLDVIRRVRDAVDVPVAAYNISGEYSMVEAAAARGWIDREAVIVETLTSIGRAGADVILTYWAAEAATLLR; this comes from the coding sequence ATGCCTGACTCCTCGCTCGTTCCTGAGCAGCCGCACCTGGTCAGGCCACTCGTGCGGCCACGTCGGCTGCGGCGTACGCCCGGCTTGCGTCGGCTCGTCGCCGAGACATCGGTGCAACCGCGTCAATTGGTGTTGCCGCTGTTCATCCGCGAAGGGCTCAGCGAGCCGCGACCGATCTCGTCGATGCCGGGCGTCGTGCAGCACACGCGTGACTCGTTGCTGCGCGCATGCTCCGAGGCTGCCTCCTTGGGTCTGGGCGGCGTGATGCTCTTCGGAGTGCCGTCGACAAAAGATGCGACCGGCTCCGGCGCGATCGATCCCGGCGGCGTACTCAATCTCGCGATCACCGACGTCGTCGCCGAGGTCGGCGATGCGCTGACCGTGATGTCCGACCTGTGTCTTGACGAGTTCACCGATCACGGCCACTGCGGCGTCCTCACCGCCGACGGGCGGGTCGACAACGACCGTACGCTCGAGGTCTACGCCCAGATGGCGCTCGCGCAGGCCGATGCGGGCGTCGATCTGGTCGGGCCGAGCGGGATGATGGACGGCCAGGTCCGGGTGATCAGGGATGCGCTGGACGCGTCCGAGCACACCGAGGTCGGGATCTTGGCCTATTCGGCCAAGTACGCCTCGGCGTTCTACGGGCCGTTCCGTGAGGCTGTGGACTCCTCGCTGGACGGCGACCGTCGGACCTATCAGCAGGATCCCGCGAACGCCGTCGAGGGCGTACGCGAGGCGTTGCTCGACATCTCCGAAGGCGCCGACATCGTGATGGTCAAGCCCGCACTGGCCTACCTCGACGTGATCCGCCGGGTGCGCGATGCGGTCGACGTGCCGGTCGCGGCGTACAACATCTCCGGTGAGTACTCGATGGTCGAAGCAGCCGCCGCTCGTGGGTGGATCGACCGCGAGGCGGTGATCGTGGAGACGCTGACCTCGATCGGCCGCGCTGGTGCGGACGTGATCTTGACGTACTGGGCCGCGGAGGCGGCCACCCTCCTGCGCTGA